A window of Zingiber officinale cultivar Zhangliang chromosome 5A, Zo_v1.1, whole genome shotgun sequence contains these coding sequences:
- the LOC121981435 gene encoding probable polygalacturonase At1g80170 isoform X1, translating into MEKILGLFTLLIIPLLIINVSCSGEESSSPQSINLWFDGYAEEEQEYGGELQDEMDSFLMLKSEKGARIPVNVDSFGAVGDGLADDTQAFQNAWDVACSLKDAVFLVPENRRYKVNATKFVGPCERNLIIQVSGIIVAPEEPDDWNPKYSKIWLSFSKLNGVKIQGGGIIDGSGSKWWATSCKINKKNPCKGAPTAVTIDSSSGIRVKDLTIQFAQQMHFTISRSEAIRISGVHINAPSDSPNTDGIHITDSTNVAIQNCHIGTGDDCISIVNASKNIKMKSIQCGPGHGISIGSLGKDNSTGIVTGVVLDMAKLTGTKNGVRIKTWQGGSGYVKAVRFENVEMIDVENPIIIDQFYCDSPTTCMNHTSAVKISQVIYRNIRGTSRSPNAMKFACSDTVPCSNIVLNNINLERENGIAETFCNCAIGFDYGVVLPKADCLKSSSCGGTQEDNQKQKHDPIPTHTEL; encoded by the exons ATGGAGAAAATACTAGGCTTATTTACTCTTCTAATTATTCCTTTGTTGATAATAAATGTGAGCTGTAGCGGAGAGGAGAGTTCCTCTCCTCAGAGCATCAACCTTTGGTTTGATGGTTATGCAGAAGAAGAGCAGGAATATGGAGGAGAACTTCAGGATGAAATGGATTCATTTCTGATGCTCAAAAGTGAAAAGGGGGCACGCATTCCTGTGAACGTTGATAGCTTTGGAGCTGTTGGTGATGGACTAGCAGATGACACTCAG GCATTTCAAAATGCTTGGGATGTGGCATGCTCTTTGAAGGATGCAGTTTTCCTAGTGCCAGAGAACCGTCGTTATAAGGTTAATGCCACAAAATTTGTAGGACCTTGTGAGAGAAATCTAATTATCCAG GTGAGTGGGATAATAGTAGCACCAGAAGAGCCCGATGATTGGAATCCCAAATACTCAAAAATTTGGCTTTCTTTCTCCAAGCTAAATGGAGTCAAGATTCAGGGAGGTGGCATAATTGATGGTTCTGGTAGCAAATGGTGGGCCACTTCCTGCAAAATCAACAAAAAAAAT CCATGCAAAGGGGCTCCTACG GCAGTTACAATTGATTCAAGCTCTGGGATAAGGGTGAAAGACCTCACTATCCAGTTTGCTCAGCAGATGCACTTCACAATATCCCGTTCTGAAGCCATAAGAATATCTGGAGTGCACATAAACGCCCCATCAGATAGCCCCAATACAGATGGTATTCACATTACTGATTCAACTAACGTTGCCATCCAGAATTGCCACATTGGAACAG GGGATGATTGTATTTCAATTGTGAACGCCAGCAAAAATATCAAGATGAAAAGCATTCAATGTGGGCCAGGGCATGGAATCAG CATAGGAAGCCTTGGGAAGGACAATTCAACGGGCATAGTTACAGGTGTTGTCTTGGACATGGCAAAACTTACTGGCACTAAAAATGGTGTAAGAATAAAGACCTGGCAA GGAGGATCAGGATATGTTAAGGCAGTACGCTTTGAAAACGTGGAGATGATTGATGTTGAGAATCCAATAATCATAGACCAGTTCTACTGTGATTCACCAACCACTTGCATGAATCAT ACATCAGCTGTGAAGATAAGTCAAGTCATCTATAGAAACATAAGAGGGACGTCCAGAAGTCCTAATGCGATGAAATTTGCATGCAGCGATACTGTACCTTGCAGCAACATTGTACTGAACAACATCAACTTGGAGAGAGAGAATGGCATAGCAGAAACCTTCTGCAATTGTGCGATTGGATTTGATTATGGGGTTGTGCTGCCTAAAGCAGATTGCCTGAAGTCTTCTAGCTGTGGTGGAACTCAGGAAGATAACCAGAAGCAGAAGCATGATCCTATTCCTACCCACACAGAGCTATGA
- the LOC121981435 gene encoding probable polygalacturonase At1g80170 isoform X2, which produces MDSFLMLKSEKGARIPVNVDSFGAVGDGLADDTQAFQNAWDVACSLKDAVFLVPENRRYKVNATKFVGPCERNLIIQVSGIIVAPEEPDDWNPKYSKIWLSFSKLNGVKIQGGGIIDGSGSKWWATSCKINKKNPCKGAPTAVTIDSSSGIRVKDLTIQFAQQMHFTISRSEAIRISGVHINAPSDSPNTDGIHITDSTNVAIQNCHIGTGDDCISIVNASKNIKMKSIQCGPGHGISIGSLGKDNSTGIVTGVVLDMAKLTGTKNGVRIKTWQGGSGYVKAVRFENVEMIDVENPIIIDQFYCDSPTTCMNHTSAVKISQVIYRNIRGTSRSPNAMKFACSDTVPCSNIVLNNINLERENGIAETFCNCAIGFDYGVVLPKADCLKSSSCGGTQEDNQKQKHDPIPTHTEL; this is translated from the exons ATGGATTCATTTCTGATGCTCAAAAGTGAAAAGGGGGCACGCATTCCTGTGAACGTTGATAGCTTTGGAGCTGTTGGTGATGGACTAGCAGATGACACTCAG GCATTTCAAAATGCTTGGGATGTGGCATGCTCTTTGAAGGATGCAGTTTTCCTAGTGCCAGAGAACCGTCGTTATAAGGTTAATGCCACAAAATTTGTAGGACCTTGTGAGAGAAATCTAATTATCCAG GTGAGTGGGATAATAGTAGCACCAGAAGAGCCCGATGATTGGAATCCCAAATACTCAAAAATTTGGCTTTCTTTCTCCAAGCTAAATGGAGTCAAGATTCAGGGAGGTGGCATAATTGATGGTTCTGGTAGCAAATGGTGGGCCACTTCCTGCAAAATCAACAAAAAAAAT CCATGCAAAGGGGCTCCTACG GCAGTTACAATTGATTCAAGCTCTGGGATAAGGGTGAAAGACCTCACTATCCAGTTTGCTCAGCAGATGCACTTCACAATATCCCGTTCTGAAGCCATAAGAATATCTGGAGTGCACATAAACGCCCCATCAGATAGCCCCAATACAGATGGTATTCACATTACTGATTCAACTAACGTTGCCATCCAGAATTGCCACATTGGAACAG GGGATGATTGTATTTCAATTGTGAACGCCAGCAAAAATATCAAGATGAAAAGCATTCAATGTGGGCCAGGGCATGGAATCAG CATAGGAAGCCTTGGGAAGGACAATTCAACGGGCATAGTTACAGGTGTTGTCTTGGACATGGCAAAACTTACTGGCACTAAAAATGGTGTAAGAATAAAGACCTGGCAA GGAGGATCAGGATATGTTAAGGCAGTACGCTTTGAAAACGTGGAGATGATTGATGTTGAGAATCCAATAATCATAGACCAGTTCTACTGTGATTCACCAACCACTTGCATGAATCAT ACATCAGCTGTGAAGATAAGTCAAGTCATCTATAGAAACATAAGAGGGACGTCCAGAAGTCCTAATGCGATGAAATTTGCATGCAGCGATACTGTACCTTGCAGCAACATTGTACTGAACAACATCAACTTGGAGAGAGAGAATGGCATAGCAGAAACCTTCTGCAATTGTGCGATTGGATTTGATTATGGGGTTGTGCTGCCTAAAGCAGATTGCCTGAAGTCTTCTAGCTGTGGTGGAACTCAGGAAGATAACCAGAAGCAGAAGCATGATCCTATTCCTACCCACACAGAGCTATGA